GTTGTACACCAAGGCCTCCCGGGATCCAATCCACCCAGACCTGTCGCCGCCGGGGGCCGTCGAACTCGCAGAACCAGACGGACTGCCAGCATCCCAGCTTCAAGCGCCCGCCCCGCACCGGAACCAGCACCTGACACCCGCAGAGGCTGGCCTGCAGGTGGGCGGCGGAATTCCCTTCGGCGTGCCGGTACTCCGCATCCTGGGCCAGCCGATCCAGGCGCATCAGCAGGTCGCGCGGGACGTCCGGATCGCCGTTTTCGTTGAAGGTCACTCCGGCCGTGGTGTGGGGCACATGAACCAGGAGCAGGCCGTCCCGCCACCCCGCCCGCGCCAGGAGTTCCTCAAGCCGGGCGTCCAGCCGCAGGAATTCCGCGCGGTTTCGCGTGAAAATCTCTTCCTCGACCATGCAGAATTTCTTGATTAACGGTGTGAAGTCAATGTGGCAAATGCCCGTCGCTCATTTCCTATGTTGCAGCATGCTGGAACGCCCCCTCGACCTGGCCTGGAGCCACTGGCCGCCGCGCTCGCGTCCGCGGCAGTTCATCCTCTTGCTGGCCATTGTGATCCTTTCCGCCTCGCTGGTGTATTACTGGCTGGGCCTGAGCTGGGAGAGCAATGCGCTGGTAGTGGCCTTCATTTTCTCTCTGCGCAATCTTCTGTTTGCCCGTAGCGTCCTGCTCGCCGCGGACGGCCTGTCATTGTCCCACCCCCTCACGGGAGCGCGACGCTGGAAGTGGCCGGAAATCAGCGGCTTGGAGCTGAAGGACGAGTTGCTTTATCTGTCTTTAGTGAATAAACAACGAGTCGAATTACCGGCTCCTCCCGGCGCCCTCCACGCCAAGGTCCAGGAGTGGAGCCAATGGCTGACCCACCCGCAGCGCGCGGAGGAGTGAGCGACCGCCCGCAACCGGACCCTGGTTCGCAATTGAGCGCAGCGGAGTGTGAACTCGCGCGCTGGCTGGCCCGGGAATTGGTGGAGCGCCGGCTGGGCGCCCCGGCTCTCTTCCTGCTGGAGAGCCTGCGTCCGCTGAACTTCGTCATCAGCCAAGCCATGGCCTTTCTTTCGCCGATTATAAAAATCATTAGTGACCAATCGAAAATCGACCAATTCCAAGAACTGCTGGAAAAACGCGAGTCGATCCCGTACATTTGTAACGAGATTCACCAGCTTGAAGAGGTGCGCCGTGGCTGATGCATCCAAGAAGTCCCGACCCGTTGCCAAGCCATCCACTGCCAAGAGCAGCAAGCTGATCGCCGGCAAATCCGCCGGGACGGGGGCGAAGACGCCCCTGGCTCCGCCCCCCCGGTCTGCCGCCGGGGCCAAGGCGGCCAAACCCCTCGCCCGGCCCGTCGTCAAGGCGGCCTCCAAGCTGGCCGCCCGCCCGACACCCAAAGCCGCCGCCAAGCCCGCGCCCGCCTCTTTGCCCAAGTCCGTCGCGAAGGCGGCGCCCAAGCTCGCCTCCAAACCGGTGGCCAAGCCGCTGGCCAAGCCCGCGCCCAAGCCGCAGCCCGTCGTCGCCGCCAAGTCCGCGCCCAAACCCGCGCCCAAGACGGCCGCACCGGCCAAGTCCGCCGCCGTCTCCGTGCGGGAGATCAAGCCGCCGGCGGGCGCCAGCCTGCTCCTCCAGGGAGCCAACTGGGTGACCCTCAACATGGTGCGCGAAGTGCTGCAGGGCGACGTGCGCATCGAGCACGGCCGGATCACGGCCATCGGCGAACGCCTCAAGCCCCGCAAGGACGAACAGGTGGTGTCCGTCCACGGGCTGACGGCCTTCCCGGGTTTCGTCCAGCTGCACGTGCACCTCTGCCAGACCCTCTTCCGCCACATGGCCGAGGATCTGGCCCTGTTCGACTGGCTGCGCAATCGGATCTGGCCGCTGGAAGCCGCCCACAACCCGGCCTCCCTGGCGGCCTCCTCGCGGCTGGGCATCCTGGAGCTGCTGCTCTCCGGCACCACCACGGTCTTCACCATGGAGACCACGCACCACACGGAAACCGTCTTCCAGGAATTGATCGCCGGCGGCCAGCGCGCCTACTCCGGCAAGGCCATGATGGACAGCGGACGCGGCGTGCCGCCGGAACTGCGCGAAGACACCACGGCCTCGCTGGATCTGGCCCGCCGGCATCTGGCGGACTGGCACGGCAAGGGCCGCCTAAGCGTGACCCTCAACCCGCGCTTCGCCCCCAGCTGCAGCGCGGACCTGCTCAAGGGCGTGGCCGGGCTGGCCCGGGAGAGCGGCGCCTGGATCCACACCCACGTCGCCGAGACCCGGGACGAGGTCCAGCTGACCCGCGAAGTCTTCGGCCGCAACCCCGTGCAGCTCTACGAGGCCCTGGGCTACCTGGAAGGCAAGTTCCTGGGCGTCCACGCCGTGCACCTGACAGAAGCTGAGAAGCTGATCATCGCCGCCCACCGCAACGCCGTGCTGGCGCACTGCCCCAGCGCGAACCTGAAGCTGGGAAGCGGGATCGCCCCGCTTTCCGACCTGCTGGCGCGGGGCATCCGCGTGGGGCTGGGCGCCGACGGCGCCGCCTGCAACAACAACCTCAACATCCTGGAAGAGCTGCGCCTGGCCGGCCTGCTGCAGAAGGTCAGCCGCGGCGCGGCCACCTTAAGCGCCGAGACCCTGCTGGAGCTGGCCACCATCGACGCCGCGCGCGCCATCGGGCTGGAGGAGGAGATCGGCTCCATCGAGCCGGGCAAGAAGGCGGACCTGGTCTTCTTCGACCTGAACCACCCCAGCATCCAGCCGGCGGGCACGCCCGCCCAGCAACTGGTCTGGTCGGCCTCGTCCCGGGACCTGGTGCACACGCTGGTGGAAGGCGAATTCCTGGTCAAGGACCGCCGCGCCACCCGACTGGACCACGAAGAAGTGCTGAAGAACGCCAAGTTCGAGGCCCGCAAGCTGGTCGCCCGCGCCGGGCTGGAGGGCAAGGTCCGGCTGTAGCCGCCCGGCCCGGCCACGTCCTCCACGGACCTGTCTGGTCATGACACACCGATCAGGGGCAAGCGCGATCTTGCCCCTGATTTTTCAGGAGTCCCCATGAAGGAAATCCGCTCCATCCTGGCCACCGACTGCGGCAGCACCACCACCAAGTGCATCCTCATCGAGAAGATCGGCGACACCTACCGCCAGACCATCCGCGGCGAGGCGCCCACCACGGTGGAAGCGCCCTTCGAGGACGTGACCATGGGCGTGATCAACGCCGTCACCGAGGTGGAGGAGCTGTCGCGCCAGCGCCTGACGCTTTCCGACGGCGCCGTGCGCGAGGCCACACCCACGAGGCGTTTCCTGCGCCAGGTGGCCGGCCCGGACGGCGGCGAGCAGTGGGAGATCATCGTGCCCCAGGAGGGCGACGAGGGCGTGGACGCCTACATCTCCACCTCCAGCGCCGGCGGCGGCCTGCAGATGATGGTGGCCGGCGTGGTGGCCTCCATGACCGGCGAGTCCGCCCAGCGCGCGGCCCTGGGCGCCGGCGCCATCGTGATGGACGTGATCGCCTCCAACGACGGCCGCCTGCCCCACGAAAAGATCGACCGCATCCGCCGGCTGCGGCCGGACATGATCCTCTTGGCCGGCGGCACCGACGGCGGCAGCAAGCTGCCCCTCGACCTGGCGGAGCTGATCGCCGCCGCCAAGCCCCGCCCGCGCCTGGGCCAGGGCTTCAATCTGCCCATCATCTACGCCGGCAACAACGCGCTGAAAGTCGAGATCCACGAGATCCTGGCCCCCGTCAGCGCATTGACCGAAGTGGACAACCTGCGCCCCGTGCTGGAGCGCGAGAACCTGAACCCGGCGCGGGACAAGATCCACGACCTGTTCATGGAGCACGTGATGCAGCAGGCCCCCGGCTACGACAAGCTGATGGGCTTCTGCCGCTACTGGGACGACAGCCCGACAGGTGGCGGACCCGTCCAGGTGCCCATCATGCCCACGCCCGGCGCCGTGGGCAAGATCATCGAGAAGGTGGCCGAGATCCAGGGCATCAACGTGGTGGGCGTGGACATCGGCGGCGCCACCACCGACGTCTTCTCCGTCTTCGGCGGCGTGTTCAACCGCACCGTGAGCGCCAACCTGGGCATGAGCTACAGCGTCAGCAATGTGCTGGCGGAGGCCGGCCTGGAGAACATCCAGCGCTGGGTGCCCTTCCCGCTGGATCCGGGCGAGCTGCGCAACCGCATCGGCAACAAGATGATCCGCCCCACCACGATCCCCCAGACCATGGAGGACCTGCTGATCGAACAGGCCATCGCCCGCGAGGCGCTGCGCCTGTCCTTCGTCCAGCACAAGGAGTTCGCCGTGGAGCTGAAGGGCGTGCAGCAGGAGCGCACCATCAGCGACGCCTTCGACCAGGACTCGGGCAGCCGCACGCTGGTGAAAATGATGGAGCTGGACC
The Candidatus Delongbacteria bacterium genome window above contains:
- a CDS encoding amidohydrolase family protein; translation: MADASKKSRPVAKPSTAKSSKLIAGKSAGTGAKTPLAPPPRSAAGAKAAKPLARPVVKAASKLAARPTPKAAAKPAPASLPKSVAKAAPKLASKPVAKPLAKPAPKPQPVVAAKSAPKPAPKTAAPAKSAAVSVREIKPPAGASLLLQGANWVTLNMVREVLQGDVRIEHGRITAIGERLKPRKDEQVVSVHGLTAFPGFVQLHVHLCQTLFRHMAEDLALFDWLRNRIWPLEAAHNPASLAASSRLGILELLLSGTTTVFTMETTHHTETVFQELIAGGQRAYSGKAMMDSGRGVPPELREDTTASLDLARRHLADWHGKGRLSVTLNPRFAPSCSADLLKGVAGLARESGAWIHTHVAETRDEVQLTREVFGRNPVQLYEALGYLEGKFLGVHAVHLTEAEKLIIAAHRNAVLAHCPSANLKLGSGIAPLSDLLARGIRVGLGADGAACNNNLNILEELRLAGLLQKVSRGAATLSAETLLELATIDAARAIGLEEEIGSIEPGKKADLVFFDLNHPSIQPAGTPAQQLVWSASSRDLVHTLVEGEFLVKDRRATRLDHEEVLKNAKFEARKLVARAGLEGKVRL
- a CDS encoding secondary thiamine-phosphate synthase enzyme YjbQ; the encoded protein is MVEEEIFTRNRAEFLRLDARLEELLARAGWRDGLLLVHVPHTTAGVTFNENGDPDVPRDLLMRLDRLAQDAEYRHAEGNSAAHLQASLCGCQVLVPVRGGRLKLGCWQSVWFCEFDGPRRRQVWVDWIPGGLGVQP
- a CDS encoding glutamate mutase L, whose amino-acid sequence is MKEIRSILATDCGSTTTKCILIEKIGDTYRQTIRGEAPTTVEAPFEDVTMGVINAVTEVEELSRQRLTLSDGAVREATPTRRFLRQVAGPDGGEQWEIIVPQEGDEGVDAYISTSSAGGGLQMMVAGVVASMTGESAQRAALGAGAIVMDVIASNDGRLPHEKIDRIRRLRPDMILLAGGTDGGSKLPLDLAELIAAAKPRPRLGQGFNLPIIYAGNNALKVEIHEILAPVSALTEVDNLRPVLERENLNPARDKIHDLFMEHVMQQAPGYDKLMGFCRYWDDSPTGGGPVQVPIMPTPGAVGKIIEKVAEIQGINVVGVDIGGATTDVFSVFGGVFNRTVSANLGMSYSVSNVLAEAGLENIQRWVPFPLDPGELRNRIGNKMIRPTTIPQTMEDLLIEQAIAREALRLSFVQHKEFAVELKGVQQERTISDAFDQDSGSRTLVKMMELDLLVGSGGVLSHAPRRVQGAWMLVDSFLPEGFTRLAVDSIFMMPQLGVLASFHETAATQVFDKDCLIYLGTCVAPLGRVKNPGKPCLRMTGELPSGPVDVQIPQDELRLFPLGPGEEAALHFQPEKGFDLGAGPGKEIRRVVLGGVAGLIIDTRGRPFSLAADTPGRLEKLARWDITKK